The following nucleotide sequence is from Peptococcaceae bacterium 1198_IL3148.
GCACGCTGTTAGAAGAATTGAACAGCGAAATCGGCGATCAATATAAAATAGTCAAAGTTGATTTGGCAACTAAGAAAAATCTGGCAGTGAAGTACGATATCAAAACAGCACCGTCAGTTGTGGTATTAGACCATGGAAAAGAAATCAAACGGTTAGAGTGCGTTTTAGATAAAGAAAAACTAAAATCTCAAATTTGCTAACTGGCATGACCTAGCTTTTCTTGGGCTAATTCTTCCATTCTCACTCTTGATTAAATAGCTAATCTGCAGAAAGAGGAGTTGTCCGATGGAATATTTTGGCGAAGAAGCATTGGGCCTGATTGAAACAAGAGGCATGGTTCCAGCAATTCAAGCGGTGGATGTCATGTGCAAAGCTGCTGATGTGGTACTGGTTTCCTATGAAAATATGGGTTCCGGACTGGTTACCGTTATGGTTAAAGGTGATGTTGCCGCAGTGAGGGCAGCTGTTGAGCAAGGGGCAGCGGCAGCGGCAGCCATTGGTGAATTGACAGCCTATCACGTCATGCCGCGCCCCATCAGCCGGGTAGGGAAGATTGTTTCGAAACACGACATAGATGCGGACTGATATTGCTTTGGAAGGTGAATCCACGTGAAGAAAAGTGATGCTTTAGGATTCGTAGAAACTTACAGCCTGGTTTCGGTGCTAGAAGCAGCGGATGCCATGTGCAAGGCTGCAGATGTAGAATTAGTCGGTTATGAAAACGTGGCTTCTGGTTTGGTTTCCGTTGTGGTTCGCGGTGACGTAGGAGCAGTAAAAACCGCTGTGGAGGCTGGTGTCAAAGCCGCCAGCAAAGTGGGCAACGTCTATAGCTCCAATGTTATTGCCAGACCACATCCCGATGTAGAAAAGATTATCGCCAAACACGTCATTGACTGGTAAATAACGGTGGAAAGGGGGAGGAGTTGGGATATGTACACAATAGACAATGATTTGCTCTCGGTCCAAGAGGCGCGAATTCTTGTGGAAAATGCCCGTGAGGCCCAAAAAGTATTGGCGACTTTCCCCCAAGAAAAACTAGATCGAATTGTCCAACACATGGCTGAAGAGGCTTGTAAATATGCCAAAGAGCTGGCCATCATGTCCTGTGAAGAAACGGGATTTGGCAAATGGCAGGATAAGTATGTCAAAAATGTTTTTGCCAGTAACTTTCTTTATCAGAAAATCAAGGATATCAAGGTGGTCGGCATTATTGGTGAAGATAAAGAAAACAAAACCATAGATATTGGCGTGCCCGTCGGGGTGATTGTGGCATTGCCACCGGCCACCAACCCTGTATCCACCACCATATATAAAACTTTAATTGCCATCAAATCTGGCAATGCTATCGTTTTTTCTCCACATCCTAAGGCAAAGAAAACCATTGGCAAAGTGCTAGAGATACTGATTCGGGCTGCTGAAGAAAGCGGATTGCCCAGTGGTGCCATCGGTTATTTGCGCACGCTGGCCACTAACGGTACGGTGGCATTAATGAATCATCGAGATACTTCGCTGATTATCGTTACCGGTGTACCCAAATTGATCAAAGAGGCCTACAGCTCCGGAAAACCCACCATTTACGGTGGCCCGGGCAATGGCCCTGCCTTTATAGAACGTACCGCCGACATAAAAAAGGCGGTGGCCGATATTATTGTCAGCAGAACCTTTGATAATGGAATTGTTTCCGCTTCAGAACAATCCATTGTGGCGGAGGACTGTATTGCCGACGAAGTGAGGCAAGAACTAAAAAATAGTGGCGCATATTTCATGTCCGAACAGCAATCGGAACAGCTGGGCAAGTTATTTTTCCGTCCCGACGGCAGTTTAAATTGGGAAATCGTCGGTAAATCCGCTGTGGAGTTGGCCCAGCGAATTGGCATCAACGTTCCGGCAGATACCAAAGTGTTGATTTCAGAACAAAAATATGTGTCCGCTACCAATCCCTATTCCAGAGAAAAACTTTGTCCTGTCTTGGCGTTTTTTGTCGAAAAGGATTGGATGAATGCCTGCGAAAAATGCATAGAGTTGCTGATCAATGAGGGC
It contains:
- a CDS encoding BMC domain-containing protein, which produces MEYFGEEALGLIETRGMVPAIQAVDVMCKAADVVLVSYENMGSGLVTVMVKGDVAAVRAAVEQGAAAAAAIGELTAYHVMPRPISRVGKIVSKHDIDAD
- a CDS encoding acetaldehyde dehydrogenase (acetylating), with the protein product MYTIDNDLLSVQEARILVENAREAQKVLATFPQEKLDRIVQHMAEEACKYAKELAIMSCEETGFGKWQDKYVKNVFASNFLYQKIKDIKVVGIIGEDKENKTIDIGVPVGVIVALPPATNPVSTTIYKTLIAIKSGNAIVFSPHPKAKKTIGKVLEILIRAAEESGLPSGAIGYLRTLATNGTVALMNHRDTSLIIVTGVPKLIKEAYSSGKPTIYGGPGNGPAFIERTADIKKAVADIIVSRTFDNGIVSASEQSIVAEDCIADEVRQELKNSGAYFMSEQQSEQLGKLFFRPDGSLNWEIVGKSAVELAQRIGINVPADTKVLISEQKYVSATNPYSREKLCPVLAFFVEKDWMNACEKCIELLINEGRGHTLVIHSNNEHVIREFALKKPVSRVLVNTPATLGGIGATTNLFPALTLGCGTAGGGFTSDNVSPMNLVNIRKVGYGVRHLADITNGVQAGNWAETNGIGSSANQSAIDYSHELKEMLEKILKQIK
- a CDS encoding BMC domain-containing protein; this translates as MKKSDALGFVETYSLVSVLEAADAMCKAADVELVGYENVASGLVSVVVRGDVGAVKTAVEAGVKAASKVGNVYSSNVIARPHPDVEKIIAKHVIDW